One window of Fibrobacter sp. UWH6 genomic DNA carries:
- a CDS encoding FISUMP domain-containing protein, with protein sequence MNLFVVFVLFLCSVAFAHVEKMPDVQDNRDGRVYKTVQIGEQRWMAENLRYNVRGSVCYEKKDFNCEKYGRLYNWAMAMMLVDYYNSHSIQKLVGKYKKGKIHDICPTGWHLPSNKEWKKLKFFVAKKGVSDGVALSLKSTESWEKELRIPGGTDEFGFNALPGGERDFEGRFFDLGRSAVFWTSSEYDDGGARNWWIYYDSRSMEGNYDTKETGASVRCVEDRLYEIKEPPPPVPKVEPKVVEIQGRKTQTVHIGDQVWMANNLDVKVPGSYCYANKEENCQKYGRLYTWAGVVKLDQKFNQSVGKDSISKRKPKGICPNGWHVPTSLDFARLNTYLKDIDEAVGVGTNLRSRTGWDESEDALMGENGFGFNGEAFGVCKYTKPKETCVSVIKAILPDPTKKSPADTVYADSCVVDPTWVPSLAFEGNGTLTGFWSGTEVDSLRAEVRKLSFDDDDFILDTARKDEAYYLRCIMDPPDDDELYDSTAFVDKRDENKYRTVAVGSTIWMSENLRFAAPGSYCYEDKDSRCRSYGRLYPWSVAMRLPADYVDNSMSGGITQEHQGICPDGWHIPTNEEWIELGQFALSKRKGGVGAALKNREFWARGGAPISAASGFNALPSGSRMSDGEYMELGSSTYFWTAAGGDGLGAVYWYLVNNRDDFTSAEDFDNAAFSLRCVKNKLTKAAAPAATAAP encoded by the coding sequence ATGAATTTATTTGTTGTATTTGTTCTTTTTTTGTGTTCCGTGGCTTTTGCCCATGTTGAAAAGATGCCTGACGTTCAGGATAATCGCGATGGACGTGTCTATAAGACGGTCCAGATTGGCGAACAGCGCTGGATGGCCGAGAATCTGCGTTATAACGTAAGAGGAAGCGTCTGCTACGAAAAGAAGGACTTCAATTGTGAAAAGTATGGCCGCCTTTATAACTGGGCCATGGCCATGATGCTGGTGGATTATTACAACTCCCATTCCATCCAGAAACTCGTGGGCAAGTACAAGAAGGGCAAGATCCACGACATTTGCCCCACGGGCTGGCACCTTCCTTCTAACAAGGAATGGAAAAAGCTGAAGTTCTTCGTGGCCAAGAAGGGCGTGAGCGATGGTGTGGCCTTGAGCCTCAAGTCTACCGAAAGTTGGGAAAAGGAATTGCGTATTCCTGGCGGAACCGATGAGTTTGGCTTTAATGCACTGCCCGGTGGTGAACGTGATTTTGAAGGCCGCTTTTTTGACCTGGGCCGTTCCGCTGTATTCTGGACTTCTTCTGAATATGATGACGGCGGTGCGCGAAACTGGTGGATCTACTATGACTCCCGATCCATGGAAGGCAATTATGATACCAAGGAAACGGGTGCCTCTGTGCGTTGCGTAGAAGACCGCCTCTATGAAATTAAGGAACCGCCTCCTCCTGTGCCTAAGGTTGAACCCAAGGTGGTGGAAATTCAGGGACGCAAGACCCAGACCGTTCATATTGGTGATCAGGTGTGGATGGCTAACAATTTGGACGTGAAGGTTCCGGGTAGCTATTGCTATGCCAACAAGGAAGAAAATTGCCAGAAGTATGGACGTCTCTATACATGGGCCGGTGTGGTAAAGCTGGACCAGAAGTTCAATCAGTCTGTGGGTAAGGATTCTATTTCGAAGCGTAAGCCCAAGGGTATCTGCCCCAATGGCTGGCACGTCCCCACGTCTCTGGATTTTGCCCGACTGAACACCTACCTGAAGGATATCGACGAAGCTGTTGGCGTGGGTACCAACCTCCGTTCTAGAACTGGTTGGGACGAAAGTGAAGATGCGCTGATGGGCGAAAATGGATTTGGCTTTAATGGCGAAGCCTTTGGCGTGTGCAAGTACACCAAGCCTAAGGAAACTTGCGTCAGCGTTATCAAGGCCATTTTGCCTGACCCCACCAAGAAGTCTCCGGCCGATACCGTCTACGCCGATTCCTGCGTGGTGGATCCGACCTGGGTTCCGTCGCTGGCCTTTGAGGGTAACGGTACTTTGACTGGCTTCTGGAGCGGAACCGAAGTGGATTCCTTGAGGGCGGAAGTCCGCAAGCTGAGCTTTGACGATGACGACTTCATTCTGGATACGGCCCGCAAGGATGAGGCTTACTACCTGCGTTGCATTATGGATCCGCCTGACGATGACGAACTTTACGACAGCACCGCCTTTGTGGATAAGCGCGACGAAAACAAGTACAGGACCGTTGCCGTTGGAAGTACAATCTGGATGTCCGAAAACCTGAGGTTTGCCGCTCCGGGCAGCTACTGCTACGAAGACAAGGATTCTCGCTGCCGTTCCTATGGCAGACTTTACCCCTGGTCTGTGGCCATGCGCTTGCCTGCTGACTATGTGGACAATTCCATGTCTGGCGGAATCACCCAGGAACACCAGGGTATCTGCCCCGATGGCTGGCATATTCCCACCAACGAAGAATGGATTGAACTGGGGCAGTTTGCCTTGAGCAAGCGTAAGGGTGGCGTAGGAGCCGCCTTGAAGAACAGGGAATTCTGGGCCCGTGGTGGCGCTCCGATTTCTGCTGCATCTGGTTTTAACGCCTTGCCTTCGGGTAGCCGTATGTCTGACGGCGAATACATGGAGCTTGGATCCAGCACTTACTTCTGGACCGCTGCCGGTGGCGATGGCCTCGGTGCCGTCTACTGGTACCTAGTGAACAACAGGGATGACTTTACCAGTGCCGAAGATTTCGACAATGCAGCATTCTCCCTGAGGTGCGTCAAGAACAAGCTGACAAAGGCCGCTGCCCCTGCAGCAACCGCAGCTCCCTAA
- a CDS encoding glycoside hydrolase family 5 protein, with amino-acid sequence MNISKYLESKMKFCMTGMVAGLLAFGLSACSDDSSSSASSEDDVVVSSDSKDEDKDESSSSVKDSTDEEVSSSSIVYEVKARANQLVKDMGAGINLGNVFEAPNTNFKGFDDSQFKSNWSETIKPKDFKALADSGFKNIRIPVSWEEHVTGEGAECVVDEDWMKQVFWAVDHTIKNGMIAVINTHHWDAMYENPDEETPCLLSVYKQMMANVIKYSPDSLVVETLNEPRGKLTNDKWNSVVASIINVVREADPARVIMVGTYNYNSYNSAAALSLPAGVENIIVTFHYYDPFNFTHQGADFVDPKYETGTEWRATPGQKRAVRTAFSKIKDWSDKHDIPVYLGEFGAYEAADSVSRETWTSYISYLAHSLGFATAYWEFSSGFGVYDENKDEWRSYLMRALLQPTMTFDDAVYPDLDTLGYVLLDDFDGFDGDSIHVSALAAKVAKSKGDELSDAPSWYAYCIPTSNMTIESGDTIITGIMVADTTNSYEKTNFEQMITKNGHDGRGLYVKIHLEGDSYPWAGFGTQFDSDNKKRFDFKNLKAMTFWAKGTGSFKINWKTDYADTCCADTWGAFGTEIDLTDEWKQYTVWFDQWVASAWSDLQISGAEWLDHNDDVFNLQFSNGSSYGEVVNEDLEIWLDDIRFYGMSDSDFGIKK; translated from the coding sequence ATGAACATTTCAAAATATCTCGAATCCAAGATGAAGTTTTGCATGACCGGTATGGTTGCAGGTCTTCTGGCATTCGGCCTGTCCGCTTGCTCTGACGATTCTTCTTCTTCTGCATCTTCCGAAGACGATGTGGTGGTTTCTTCTGATTCCAAGGATGAAGACAAGGATGAGTCTTCTTCTAGCGTCAAGGATTCTACGGATGAGGAAGTTTCTTCTTCGAGCATCGTTTACGAAGTGAAGGCCCGCGCAAATCAGCTGGTCAAGGACATGGGCGCAGGTATTAACCTGGGCAACGTTTTCGAAGCTCCCAATACGAACTTCAAGGGGTTTGACGATTCCCAGTTCAAGAGCAACTGGAGCGAAACGATCAAGCCCAAGGATTTCAAGGCCTTGGCCGATTCCGGTTTCAAGAACATCCGTATTCCTGTAAGTTGGGAAGAACATGTGACTGGCGAAGGCGCAGAATGCGTCGTAGATGAAGATTGGATGAAGCAGGTCTTCTGGGCTGTAGACCATACGATCAAGAATGGTATGATCGCTGTAATCAACACCCACCATTGGGATGCCATGTACGAGAATCCTGACGAGGAAACTCCTTGCCTCTTGAGCGTGTACAAGCAGATGATGGCTAACGTGATCAAGTATTCTCCCGACTCCCTGGTCGTGGAAACCTTGAACGAACCTCGCGGCAAGCTGACCAACGATAAGTGGAACAGTGTCGTGGCTTCCATTATCAATGTGGTTCGCGAAGCTGATCCTGCCCGAGTTATCATGGTGGGTACCTACAACTACAATTCCTACAACTCCGCAGCCGCTCTTTCTCTGCCTGCCGGCGTTGAAAATATCATCGTGACCTTCCATTACTACGATCCGTTTAACTTCACTCACCAGGGGGCAGACTTTGTGGATCCCAAGTACGAAACGGGTACCGAATGGCGTGCCACTCCGGGTCAGAAGAGAGCTGTAAGGACAGCTTTCAGCAAGATCAAGGACTGGTCTGACAAGCATGATATTCCTGTATACCTGGGTGAATTTGGCGCCTATGAAGCCGCAGACTCTGTCTCTCGCGAAACCTGGACTTCCTACATCTCCTACCTGGCTCACTCCCTTGGCTTCGCAACTGCCTACTGGGAATTCAGCTCGGGCTTCGGCGTGTATGACGAAAACAAGGACGAATGGCGTAGTTACCTGATGCGTGCCTTGCTGCAGCCCACCATGACTTTCGATGACGCTGTCTATCCGGATCTGGATACTCTGGGTTATGTGCTGCTGGACGACTTTGACGGTTTCGATGGCGATTCCATTCATGTTAGCGCTCTCGCCGCTAAGGTTGCCAAGTCCAAGGGCGACGAACTTTCCGATGCCCCCAGCTGGTATGCCTACTGCATTCCCACCAGCAATATGACCATTGAATCTGGCGATACCATTATCACCGGAATCATGGTTGCCGATACCACCAATTCCTACGAAAAGACCAACTTCGAACAGATGATCACGAAGAATGGTCACGATGGTCGCGGTCTCTATGTGAAGATCCACCTGGAAGGCGATTCCTACCCGTGGGCTGGTTTCGGTACTCAGTTCGATAGCGATAACAAAAAGCGCTTCGACTTCAAGAATCTGAAGGCAATGACCTTCTGGGCAAAGGGTACCGGTTCCTTCAAGATCAACTGGAAGACCGATTACGCCGATACCTGCTGCGCCGATACCTGGGGTGCTTTCGGTACCGAAATCGACTTGACCGATGAATGGAAACAGTATACGGTCTGGTTCGACCAGTGGGTGGCAAGCGCATGGTCTGACTTGCAGATTAGCGGTGCCGAATGGCTGGACCACAACGACGACGTTTTCAACCTTCAGTTTAGCAACGGCTCCTCTTACGGAGAAGTGGTTAACGAAGACCTGGAAATCTGGCTGGACGACATCCGCTTCTATGGCATGAGCGACAGCGATTTCGGAATAAAGAAATAG